One window from the genome of Amaranthus tricolor cultivar Red isolate AtriRed21 chromosome 9, ASM2621246v1, whole genome shotgun sequence encodes:
- the LOC130823268 gene encoding uncharacterized protein LOC130823268: MAPNEALYRRKCRVPLCWGQMDRNVPEGPDLIQDSIDSLRVMQENMKAAQSRQKSYADNRRRALQFAEGDKVFLKISPTKGVTRFGIKGKLSPKFIGPFEILKRVGEVAYELALPPGLARVHNVFHVSQLRKYIHDPSHVLVHEPLQIDENLAYEERPIRILDRQVKELRNKRIPQVKVLWSNHHVEETTWESETDMRERYPQLFI, from the coding sequence ATGGCACCAAACGAAGCCTTATACAGGAGGAAATGTCGAGTGCCGTTGTGTTGGGGTCAGATGGACCGAAATGTGCCTGAAGGACCAGATCTTATccaagactctattgatagcttgagGGTAATGCAAGAGAATATGAAGGCAGCACAAAGTAGACAGaagagttatgcagacaaccgtcgcagagctttgcaatttgctgaaggtgacaaagtatttctaaagatttcaccaacgaAAGGAGTCACacgctttgggataaaagggaaattaagccctaaatttatcggaccctttgaaattttgaaaagagtaggggaggtggcatacgaactagctttacccccgggtttagctagagttcataatgtattccatgtttctcagttgagaaagtatatccacgaTCCATCCcatgtgttagttcacgaacccctccaaattgatgaaaacctagcttatgaagaaagaccaattagaattttggatcgtcaagtgaaagaattgaggaataaaagaatacctcaagttaaagtgCTATGGTCGAACCATCATGTCGAAGAAACAACTTGGGAAAGTGAAACTGATATGAGAGAACGCTATCCCCAGTTGTTCATTTAG